One genomic window of Diospyros lotus cultivar Yz01 chromosome 8, ASM1463336v1, whole genome shotgun sequence includes the following:
- the LOC127807959 gene encoding uncharacterized protein LOC127807959 isoform X1 encodes MSFGLRKSASNGWCRNPPISEDQQQEKVEEVRRVVGPLPEKLSIYCSNASISRYLRAQNWDTKKATKMLEQSLKWRLEYKPEEIRWIGITIHLQDQVASEAETGNMYRAPYTDKQGRAVLVMRPICQNSKSTIGSQIRYLVYCMENAIMNLEPSQEAMAWLIDFRGCSLSNISVKIARETAHILQYYYPGRLSYVILYNPPKFFESFWRVVKRFLDPRIANKVKFVCSENQSSVKIMEDLFDMDKLDSAFGGRGGELVFDINRLVERMREDDKKMRSFWGNLNACEADKCSSCEAHGPEVCPGCNLAMANI; translated from the exons ATGAGCTTTGGTTTGAGGAAATCCGCTTCAAATGGCTGGTGCCGGAATCCCCCAATTTCTGAAGATCAACAGCAGGAAAAG GTTGAGGAAGTGAGAAGGGTCGTAGGGCCTTTGCCGGAAAAGTTGTCTATTTATTGTTCAAATGCATCCATTTCAAGATACTTAAGGGCACAGAATTGGGACACCAAGAAGGCAACTAAAATGCTGGAGCAGAGCTTGAAATGGAGATTGGAATACAAACCAGAAGAAATTAGATGG ATAGGGATTACAATTCATTTGCAGGATCAAGTTGCGAGTGAGGCCGAAACTGGAAACATGTACAGGGCACCCTATACGGACAAGCAAGGCAGAGCAGTTCTTGTCATGAGACCAATTTGCCAG AACTCTAAGTCGACAATAGGATCACAAATTAGGTACCTTGTGTATTGCATGGAGAATGCTATCATGAATTTGGAACCAAGCCAGGAAGCGATGGCGTGGCTGATCGATTTCCGTGGCTGCAGTTTGTCAAATATCTCTGTCAAGATTGCAAGGGAAACAGCCCATATTTTGCAATACTATTATCCAGGCAGGCTGAGCTATGTCATTCTATACAACCCACCCAAGTTCTTTGAATCTTTCTGGAGG GTGGTGAAGCGCTTTCTAGACCCACGGATAGCTAACAAAGTGAAGTTCGTATGCTCCGAAAATCAGAGTTCCGTGAAAATAATGGAGGATCTATTTGACATGGACAAGCTCGACTCTGCATTTGGTGGCAGAGGCGGCGAGTTAGTGTTCGACATCAATAGACTCGtcgagagaatgagagaagacGACAAGAAGATGCGATCCTTTTGGGGAAACCTCAACGCTTGTGAAGCCGACAAATGCTCATCTTGTGAAGCTCATGGACCAGAAGTCTGCCCGGGTTGTAACTTGGCGATGGCTAACATTTGA
- the LOC127808153 gene encoding probable beta-D-xylosidase 7 isoform X1 — protein MIGWSKRLTDNETAEPVSGISRLFSSRTPHSCAISSSSLITVMSSLNRHTFALFNLIAWLSALTESTQPPFACGPLPKPYPFCEPTLPIAQRARDLVSRLTLDEKAAQLVNSASAVPRLGVPAYQWWSEALHGVSRHGKGVSFGGAVPSATMFPQVILAASSFDAFLWFRIARAIGKEARGVYNEGQAKGMTFWAPNINIFRDPRWGRGQETPGEDPLMTAKYAVSYVRGIQGHSFQDAGADNGDHLQASACCKHFTAYDLDNWNGVNRFTFNAIVSKQDMADTYQPPFQSCVEKGRASGIMCAYNRVNGVPNCADYNLLTKLARGQWGFQGYITSDCDAVSIMHDDQGYAKSPEDAVADVLKAGMDVNCGSYLKNHTKSAVEQKKLPISEIDRALHNLFSVRMRLGLFNGDPSRLLYGNIGASQVCTKEHQRLALEAARDGIVLLKNSNGLLPLSKTKTMSLAVLGPNADAPKTLLGNYEGPPCNSISPLQSLKGYVKSTVYHPGCDFVNCSDPDIAGAIEIARKADYVVLVMGLDQTQEREERDRDDLVLPGKQQSLIQSVAKAAKHPVVLVLLCGGPVDVSFAKKDPKIGSILWAGYPGEAGGIALAEIIFGDHNPGGRLPLTWYPKDFVRVAMTDMRMRPDPSSGYPGRTYRFYRGRKVFEFGHGISYTNYSYKFVSVTQSKLYLNRMSPHDSDRSTRYLSVSDMGTELCEKARFSALVGVENRGAMEGKHPVLLFVREGGTPRKGKAIKQLVGFESVRLKAGERAEIEFELNPCEHLSRANEDGLMVIEEGPRFLMVGDEEWPLTIEA, from the exons ATGATTGGATGGTCAAAACGATTGACTGATAACGAAACAGCTGAGCCTGTATCAGGGATCTCTCGTCTCTTTAGTTCACGCACTCCACATTCATGTGCCATTTCGTCTTCTTCCCTCATCACTGTGATGAGTTCACTCAACCGTCATACCTTCGCTCTCTTCAACCTTATCGCATGGCTGAGTGCACTCACCGAGTCGACTCAGCCCCCATTCGCATGCGGCCCATTACCCAAACCCTACCCCTTCTGCGAACCCACTCTCCCCATAGCCCAACGCGCCCGGGACCTGGTTTCTCGCCTCACCCTCGACGAGAAAGCCGCCCAACTCGTTAACTCGGCCTCCGCCGTCCCCCGACTCGGCGTCCCCGCCTACCAGTGGTGGTCCGAGGCCCTGCACGGCGTTTCCCGCCACGGAAAAGGCGTCAGCTTCGGCGGCGCTGTCCCTTCCGCCACCATGTTCCCTCAGGTCATCCTCGCCGCCTCCTCCTTCGATGCCTTCCTCTGGTTCCGCATTGCCCGG GCAATAGGGAAGGAAGCGAGAGGTGTGTACAACGAGGGGCAAGCGAAGGGGATGACATTCTGGGCGCCGAACATAAATATTTTCAGGGATCCGAGGTGGGGGAGAGGGCAGGAAACTCCAGGAGAGGACCCGTTAATGACGGCAAAATACGCTGTTTCCTACGTTAGAGGCATTCAGGGCCACAGCTTTCAAGACGCCGGCGCCGACAACGGCGACCATCTCCAGGCCTCGGCTTGCTGCAAGCACTTCACGGCCTACGATCTGGACAACTGGAACGGCGTCAATCGGTTCACCTTCAACGCCATT GTGAGCAAGCAGGACATGGCGGACACTTACCAGCCGCCGTTCCAAAGCTGCGTGGAGAAAGGCCGAGCCAGCGGGATTATGTGCGCTTACAACCGCGTTAATGGCGTTCCAAACTGCGCCGATTACAATCTCTTGACGAAGCTTGCCCGCGGCCAGTGGGGTTTCCAAGG ATATATTACGTCGGACTGCGATGCGGTGTCCATCATGCACGACGATCAAGGCTATGCTAAATCGCCGGAAGATGCCGTGGCCGATGTTCTTAAAGCTG GCATGGATGTGAACTGCGGTTCCTACTTGAAGAACCACACCAAATCTGCAGTTGAGCAAAAAAAACTGCCAATTTCTGAGATAGACAGAGCCCTTCACAACCTCTTCTCAGTCCGAATGAGGTTAGGATTGTTCAATGGCGATCCAAGCCGGCTGCTCTACGGCAACATTGGTGCCAGCCAGGTGTGCACCAAAGAGCACCAACGTCTGGCCCTCGAGGCAGCCCGGGATGGCATTGTCCTCCTCAAGAACTCCAATGGCCTCCTCCCCCTCTCCAAGACCAAAACCATGTCACTTGCAGTGTTGGGCCCCAATGCCGATGCCCCCAAAACACTGCTCGGGAACTACGAAGGCCCTCCCTGCAACTCCATCTCGCCTCTCCAATCGCTAAAGGGATATGTCAAGAGCACGGTCTACCACCCCGGTTGTGATTTCGTCAACTGTTCTGATCCGGACATTGCTGGAGCAATTGAGATTGCAAGAAAGGCCGATTATGTGGTGTTGGTTATGGGACTGGATCAGACCCAAGAGAGGGAGGAGCGCGACCGGGACGACCTGGTCCTCCCGGGGAAACAACAGAGCCTAATCCAGAGCGTTGCTAAGGCTGCTAAGCACCCTGTTGTGCTGGTGCTGCTCTGTGGGGGTCCCGTGGACGTTTCCTTCGCCAAAAAGGACCCGAAGATCGGGAGCATCCTGTGGGCCGGCTACCCGGGAGAAGCTGGAGGGATTGCCCTCGCTGAGATCATCTTTGGCGACCACAATCCAG GAGGAAGGCTACCACTCACTTGGTACCCGAAAGATTTTGTCAGAGTGGCCATGACCGACATGAGGATGAGGCCGGATCCCTCCTCGGGTTACCCTGGCCGGACCTACAGGTTCTACAGAGGAAGAAAGGTTTTCGAGTTTGGCCATGGCATCAGCTACACAAACTACTCCTACAAATTTGTGTCCGTCACTCAAAGCAAGCTCTACTTGAACCGGATGTCACCTCACGACTCGGATCGTTCAACCCGGTACTTGTCAGTATCGGACATGGGCACAGAGCTCTGCGAGAAGGCCAGGTTCTCGGCCCTTGTAGGAGTTGAGAATCGCGGGGCGATGGAGGGGAAGCACCCGGTGCTGCTGTTTGTGAGGGAAGGGGGGACGCCCCGGAAGGGGAAGGCAATCAAGCAGTTGGTGGGATTCGAGAGTGTGCGGTTGAAGGCAGGGGAAAGGGCGGAGATTGAGTTTGAATTGAATCCCTGTGAGCATCTCAGCAGAGCCAATGAAGATGGGTTGATGGTGATTGAAGAAGGGCCTCGTTTCCTGATGGTAGGGGATGAAGAGTGGCCACTCACCATTGAAGCTTGA
- the LOC127808153 gene encoding probable beta-D-xylosidase 7 isoform X3 has translation MERHSLSRTNLLCLKGLIFLSLLSVESAQPPFSCESSNPLTNSYPFCETALPILHRAQDLVSRLTLDEKIAQLVNTAPAIPRLGVPAYEWWSEALHGVVGWGSVHLDGPLTSATSFPQVILTAATFDTLLWHRIGQAIGKEARGVYNEGQAKGMTFWAPNINIFRDPRWGRGQETPGEDPLMTAKYAVSYVRGIQGHSFQDAGADNGDHLQASACCKHFTAYDLDNWNGVNRFTFNAIVSKQDMADTYQPPFQSCVEKGRASGIMCAYNRVNGVPNCADYNLLTKLARGQWGFQGYITSDCDAVSIMHDDQGYAKSPEDAVADVLKAGMDVNCGSYLKNHTKSAVEQKKLPISEIDRALHNLFSVRMRLGLFNGDPSRLLYGNIGASQVCTKEHQRLALEAARDGIVLLKNSNGLLPLSKTKTMSLAVLGPNADAPKTLLGNYEGPPCNSISPLQSLKGYVKSTVYHPGCDFVNCSDPDIAGAIEIARKADYVVLVMGLDQTQEREERDRDDLVLPGKQQSLIQSVAKAAKHPVVLVLLCGGPVDVSFAKKDPKIGSILWAGYPGEAGGIALAEIIFGDHNPGGRLPLTWYPKDFVRVAMTDMRMRPDPSSGYPGRTYRFYRGRKVFEFGHGISYTNYSYKFVSVTQSKLYLNRMSPHDSDRSTRYLSVSDMGTELCEKARFSALVGVENRGAMEGKHPVLLFVREGGTPRKGKAIKQLVGFESVRLKAGERAEIEFELNPCEHLSRANEDGLMVIEEGPRFLMVGDEEWPLTIEA, from the exons ATGGAGAGGCACAGCCTTTCTCGGACCAATCTTCTGTGTCTGAAAGGACTCATCTTCCTCAGCCTGCTCTCTGTTGAGTCGGCTCAGCCACCATTCTCGTGCGAATCATCGAACCCATTGACCAACTCGTACCCATTCTGCGAAACTGCCCTCCCCATCCTCCACCGGGCCCAAGACCTCGTCTCCCGCCTCACCCTCGACGAGAAAATCGCCCAACTCGTCAACACCGCTCCGGCAATCCCCCGCCTCGGCGTCCCCGCCTATGAGTGGTGGTCGGAGGCGCTGCACGGCGTCGTCGGCTGGGGCAGCGTCCACCTTGACGGCCCCCTCACCTCCGCCACCAGCTTCCCCCAGGTCATTCTCACCGCCGCCACATTCGACACCCTTTTATGGCACCGCATTGGCCAG GCAATAGGGAAGGAAGCGAGAGGTGTGTACAACGAGGGGCAAGCGAAGGGGATGACATTCTGGGCGCCGAACATAAATATTTTCAGGGATCCGAGGTGGGGGAGAGGGCAGGAAACTCCAGGAGAGGACCCGTTAATGACGGCAAAATACGCTGTTTCCTACGTTAGAGGCATTCAGGGCCACAGCTTTCAAGACGCCGGCGCCGACAACGGCGACCATCTCCAGGCCTCGGCTTGCTGCAAGCACTTCACGGCCTACGATCTGGACAACTGGAACGGCGTCAATCGGTTCACCTTCAACGCCATT GTGAGCAAGCAGGACATGGCGGACACTTACCAGCCGCCGTTCCAAAGCTGCGTGGAGAAAGGCCGAGCCAGCGGGATTATGTGCGCTTACAACCGCGTTAATGGCGTTCCAAACTGCGCCGATTACAATCTCTTGACGAAGCTTGCCCGCGGCCAGTGGGGTTTCCAAGG ATATATTACGTCGGACTGCGATGCGGTGTCCATCATGCACGACGATCAAGGCTATGCTAAATCGCCGGAAGATGCCGTGGCCGATGTTCTTAAAGCTG GCATGGATGTGAACTGCGGTTCCTACTTGAAGAACCACACCAAATCTGCAGTTGAGCAAAAAAAACTGCCAATTTCTGAGATAGACAGAGCCCTTCACAACCTCTTCTCAGTCCGAATGAGGTTAGGATTGTTCAATGGCGATCCAAGCCGGCTGCTCTACGGCAACATTGGTGCCAGCCAGGTGTGCACCAAAGAGCACCAACGTCTGGCCCTCGAGGCAGCCCGGGATGGCATTGTCCTCCTCAAGAACTCCAATGGCCTCCTCCCCCTCTCCAAGACCAAAACCATGTCACTTGCAGTGTTGGGCCCCAATGCCGATGCCCCCAAAACACTGCTCGGGAACTACGAAGGCCCTCCCTGCAACTCCATCTCGCCTCTCCAATCGCTAAAGGGATATGTCAAGAGCACGGTCTACCACCCCGGTTGTGATTTCGTCAACTGTTCTGATCCGGACATTGCTGGAGCAATTGAGATTGCAAGAAAGGCCGATTATGTGGTGTTGGTTATGGGACTGGATCAGACCCAAGAGAGGGAGGAGCGCGACCGGGACGACCTGGTCCTCCCGGGGAAACAACAGAGCCTAATCCAGAGCGTTGCTAAGGCTGCTAAGCACCCTGTTGTGCTGGTGCTGCTCTGTGGGGGTCCCGTGGACGTTTCCTTCGCCAAAAAGGACCCGAAGATCGGGAGCATCCTGTGGGCCGGCTACCCGGGAGAAGCTGGAGGGATTGCCCTCGCTGAGATCATCTTTGGCGACCACAATCCAG GAGGAAGGCTACCACTCACTTGGTACCCGAAAGATTTTGTCAGAGTGGCCATGACCGACATGAGGATGAGGCCGGATCCCTCCTCGGGTTACCCTGGCCGGACCTACAGGTTCTACAGAGGAAGAAAGGTTTTCGAGTTTGGCCATGGCATCAGCTACACAAACTACTCCTACAAATTTGTGTCCGTCACTCAAAGCAAGCTCTACTTGAACCGGATGTCACCTCACGACTCGGATCGTTCAACCCGGTACTTGTCAGTATCGGACATGGGCACAGAGCTCTGCGAGAAGGCCAGGTTCTCGGCCCTTGTAGGAGTTGAGAATCGCGGGGCGATGGAGGGGAAGCACCCGGTGCTGCTGTTTGTGAGGGAAGGGGGGACGCCCCGGAAGGGGAAGGCAATCAAGCAGTTGGTGGGATTCGAGAGTGTGCGGTTGAAGGCAGGGGAAAGGGCGGAGATTGAGTTTGAATTGAATCCCTGTGAGCATCTCAGCAGAGCCAATGAAGATGGGTTGATGGTGATTGAAGAAGGGCCTCGTTTCCTGATGGTAGGGGATGAAGAGTGGCCACTCACCATTGAAGCTTGA
- the LOC127807959 gene encoding uncharacterized protein LOC127807959 isoform X2, producing the protein MSFGLRKSASNGWCRNPPISEDQQQEKVEEVRRVVGPLPEKLSIYCSNASISRYLRAQNWDTKKATKMLEQSLKWRLEYKPEEIRWDQVASEAETGNMYRAPYTDKQGRAVLVMRPICQNSKSTIGSQIRYLVYCMENAIMNLEPSQEAMAWLIDFRGCSLSNISVKIARETAHILQYYYPGRLSYVILYNPPKFFESFWRVVKRFLDPRIANKVKFVCSENQSSVKIMEDLFDMDKLDSAFGGRGGELVFDINRLVERMREDDKKMRSFWGNLNACEADKCSSCEAHGPEVCPGCNLAMANI; encoded by the exons ATGAGCTTTGGTTTGAGGAAATCCGCTTCAAATGGCTGGTGCCGGAATCCCCCAATTTCTGAAGATCAACAGCAGGAAAAG GTTGAGGAAGTGAGAAGGGTCGTAGGGCCTTTGCCGGAAAAGTTGTCTATTTATTGTTCAAATGCATCCATTTCAAGATACTTAAGGGCACAGAATTGGGACACCAAGAAGGCAACTAAAATGCTGGAGCAGAGCTTGAAATGGAGATTGGAATACAAACCAGAAGAAATTAGATGG GATCAAGTTGCGAGTGAGGCCGAAACTGGAAACATGTACAGGGCACCCTATACGGACAAGCAAGGCAGAGCAGTTCTTGTCATGAGACCAATTTGCCAG AACTCTAAGTCGACAATAGGATCACAAATTAGGTACCTTGTGTATTGCATGGAGAATGCTATCATGAATTTGGAACCAAGCCAGGAAGCGATGGCGTGGCTGATCGATTTCCGTGGCTGCAGTTTGTCAAATATCTCTGTCAAGATTGCAAGGGAAACAGCCCATATTTTGCAATACTATTATCCAGGCAGGCTGAGCTATGTCATTCTATACAACCCACCCAAGTTCTTTGAATCTTTCTGGAGG GTGGTGAAGCGCTTTCTAGACCCACGGATAGCTAACAAAGTGAAGTTCGTATGCTCCGAAAATCAGAGTTCCGTGAAAATAATGGAGGATCTATTTGACATGGACAAGCTCGACTCTGCATTTGGTGGCAGAGGCGGCGAGTTAGTGTTCGACATCAATAGACTCGtcgagagaatgagagaagacGACAAGAAGATGCGATCCTTTTGGGGAAACCTCAACGCTTGTGAAGCCGACAAATGCTCATCTTGTGAAGCTCATGGACCAGAAGTCTGCCCGGGTTGTAACTTGGCGATGGCTAACATTTGA